A DNA window from Gillisia sp. Hel1_33_143 contains the following coding sequences:
- the gldN gene encoding gliding motility protein GldN, giving the protein MKWNQFLLGTVGLLLSASSFGQSNLLNATTPDEIGKLSAAELKVAKENKPLDYGYVDDRDVLWSKNVWEIIDLDERVNFPLYYPIDTNNIGGNRRSLYDVLMGGIKAGKIKNIYADSYFNEKRTLNDISAAISKVDTTDLGIEQYNAGEQIEEQFIDRRDITSADIAEYHVRGMWYFDKRQAELKYRILGIAPVAPDVNFIDDEEPDLVELFWVWFPDARPLLFDNDAFNGSNTASSITFDHLLNARRFNAVIYKEDNVQGDRTVDDYITDNAFMQLLESQRIQEQIRNFEQDMWNY; this is encoded by the coding sequence ATGAAGTGGAATCAATTTTTGCTAGGTACAGTTGGATTATTACTTTCTGCATCATCTTTTGGGCAATCAAATCTTTTGAATGCTACAACACCAGATGAAATAGGGAAATTATCTGCAGCCGAGCTTAAAGTAGCGAAGGAGAATAAACCATTAGATTATGGTTACGTTGATGATAGAGATGTACTATGGTCTAAAAATGTTTGGGAAATTATAGATCTTGATGAAAGAGTTAACTTTCCTTTATATTATCCAATAGACACCAATAACATCGGTGGGAATAGAAGATCACTTTATGATGTTTTAATGGGTGGTATTAAGGCTGGAAAGATCAAAAATATTTATGCAGATTCTTACTTTAATGAAAAGCGCACGCTTAATGATATTAGTGCAGCTATTTCTAAAGTAGATACTACAGATCTTGGTATAGAACAGTATAATGCCGGAGAACAAATAGAGGAACAATTTATTGATAGAAGAGATATTACTTCTGCAGATATAGCAGAGTATCATGTTCGTGGGATGTGGTATTTTGATAAGCGTCAGGCAGAGTTAAAATATAGAATCTTAGGAATTGCTCCTGTGGCTCCAGATGTTAACTTTATTGATGATGAAGAACCAGATCTAGTAGAATTGTTTTGGGTATGGTTTCCGGATGCTAGGCCATTGTTATTTGATAATGATGCCTTTAATGGAAGCAATACAGCCTCTTCCATTACCTTCGACCATCTCTTGAATGCTAGAAGATTTAATGCGGTTATTTATAAAGAAGATAACGTACAAGGAGATAGAACTGTTGATGATTATATAACAGATAATGCATTTATGCAGTTATTAGAATCTCAACGTATACAAGAGCAGATACGTAATTTTGAACAAGATATGTGGAATTATTAA
- the gldL gene encoding gliding motility protein GldL, whose product MAQSKTRMKIMNMVYGLGAAVVIIGALFKIMHWPFGNEMLIVGLLTEALVFVVSAFEPVDDELDWSLVYPELAGAPASAKERALVAETTETDASLSKKLDNMLKEAKIDANLMESLGSSIRNFEGAAKGIAPTVDAMASQRKYSEELSLAAAQMETLNNLYKVQVESSAKQAQINEEVAENAGKLNQQMGSLANNLSSLNGVYGGMLTAMNGRQ is encoded by the coding sequence ATGGCACAGTCAAAAACTAGAATGAAAATAATGAATATGGTGTATGGTCTAGGAGCCGCGGTAGTAATTATCGGAGCCCTTTTCAAAATCATGCACTGGCCTTTTGGAAATGAAATGTTAATTGTTGGTTTACTTACCGAGGCATTAGTATTTGTTGTTTCTGCATTTGAGCCGGTAGATGACGAACTAGATTGGTCTTTAGTTTACCCGGAATTAGCAGGAGCGCCAGCTTCAGCAAAAGAAAGAGCATTAGTAGCAGAAACTACAGAAACGGATGCATCTCTTTCTAAAAAATTAGACAATATGTTGAAAGAAGCAAAGATCGATGCTAACCTTATGGAAAGTCTTGGTTCTAGCATTCGTAACTTTGAAGGTGCAGCAAAAGGAATTGCACCTACAGTAGATGCTATGGCTTCTCAAAGAAAATATAGTGAAGAGCTTTCATTGGCTGCAGCACAAATGGAAACATTGAATAATCTTTATAAAGTTCAGGTAGAGAGTTCTGCTAAGCAAGCTCAAATTAATGAAGAAGTAGCAGAAAATGCTGGTAAGTTGAACCAACAAATGGGAAGTCTTGCAAATAATCTATCTTCATTAAATGGTGTTTATGGCGGTATGCTTACTGCTATGAATGGAAGACAATAG
- a CDS encoding efflux RND transporter periplasmic adaptor subunit, whose amino-acid sequence MRKIILSILGVVLVIAAISVAKSIIDSNTKERPPAKKVIKSVYVQKVDNGTVPIVIPANGTVTALQKTSLFSEVEGIFRSSSKPFRPGQEYSKGQVLLRIDAVEYAANVRASKSELYNKIASVMPDLRLDYPDDFKKWETYLNNFDVNRSLAPLPKPSSDQENYFISGRGIVSGYYNIKNLETRLNKFIIVAPYNGVLTDAVVTEGSLVRPGQRLGEFIDPSAYELEVAIRKSFSDLLKVGEEVDLKNLEGTQQFKGEVSRVNSKIDANSQTVQVFIKIEDAKVKEGMYLEASVAARNVENATSIPRNLLVSQNKVYVVENNVLQLAEINVVHFTSESVIITGLENGTELISAPVPGAFVGMPVEINSNTNLSNIN is encoded by the coding sequence ATGCGTAAAATTATACTATCAATTCTTGGAGTAGTACTGGTAATTGCAGCCATCTCTGTTGCTAAATCTATTATAGACAGTAATACCAAGGAAAGACCTCCTGCTAAAAAAGTAATTAAATCGGTATACGTTCAAAAAGTGGATAATGGTACGGTACCTATCGTTATTCCTGCTAATGGAACCGTTACAGCTCTACAAAAAACCAGTTTATTCTCTGAAGTAGAGGGTATATTTAGAAGCAGTTCTAAACCATTTAGACCCGGACAGGAATATAGCAAAGGGCAGGTGCTTTTAAGAATAGATGCGGTAGAATATGCAGCTAATGTTAGAGCTTCAAAAAGTGAGCTGTATAATAAAATTGCATCGGTGATGCCAGATCTAAGACTGGATTATCCAGATGATTTTAAGAAGTGGGAGACTTATTTAAATAATTTTGATGTTAATAGAAGCTTGGCTCCCTTACCAAAACCTTCATCAGATCAGGAAAATTATTTTATATCTGGTAGAGGTATAGTTTCCGGTTATTATAACATAAAGAATTTAGAAACCAGATTAAATAAGTTCATCATTGTTGCTCCATATAACGGAGTGCTAACAGATGCAGTTGTAACAGAGGGTTCTTTGGTAAGACCTGGACAGCGATTAGGAGAATTTATAGATCCTTCAGCTTATGAGTTGGAAGTTGCAATTAGAAAATCATTTAGTGATCTTTTAAAAGTAGGAGAAGAAGTAGATTTAAAAAATTTAGAGGGAACTCAACAGTTTAAAGGGGAAGTTAGTAGAGTTAATAGTAAGATAGATGCAAATTCTCAAACGGTACAGGTCTTTATTAAGATTGAAGATGCTAAAGTTAAAGAGGGGATGTATTTAGAAGCTAGTGTAGCGGCAAGAAATGTAGAAAATGCTACATCTATTCCCAGAAATCTATTGGTCTCTCAAAACAAGGTTTATGTAGTGGAGAACAATGTGCTTCAACTTGCAGAAATCAATGTAGTTCATTTTACATCAGAGTCTGTAATTATCACGGGATTAGAAAATGGAACTGAACTTATTTCTGCTCCGGTACCTGGAGCATTCGTAGGTATGCCTGTAGAAATAAATAGTAATACCAACCTATCTAACATCAACTAG
- the gldK gene encoding gliding motility lipoprotein GldK yields MKKFISLVAVLALLSSCSSGDRGELVGAKGKKWNPEKPFGMTLIPGGAFIMGKSDDDLADMKNAPTKTVTVRTFYMDETEITNSEYRQFTNWVRDSIVRMRLAIEADLEGATPGDDGIGEYAFVDANEEDMSVYEKYMYDNYTSFSEDYQGRKLNHDIDVIWDTRDYPDEAYARVMDSMYIPLEESYNGQRTIDVQKLTFKYRWMDIQKAARSKTQKRSDFIVTEEVKIYPDTAVWIKDFNYSYNEPMHNDYFWHTAFDEYPVVGVTWKQAKAFTQWRTLNKNAYRKSKGDQDVPSFRLPTEAEWEYAARGGLQSATYPWGGPYAKNDRGCFMANFKPLRGDYAADQALYTVEAKSYEPNDYNLYNMAGNVAEWVNSSYDPAAYEYMSSMNPTVNNEDDLRKVVRGGSWKDVAYFLQVSTRDYEYADTARSYIGFRTVQDYLGTDVTLNQPAK; encoded by the coding sequence ATGAAGAAATTTATTTCGCTTGTTGCTGTTCTTGCATTACTTTCTAGCTGTAGCAGCGGTGATAGAGGCGAACTTGTAGGTGCGAAAGGAAAAAAATGGAATCCGGAGAAACCCTTTGGCATGACATTAATTCCTGGTGGAGCTTTTATTATGGGTAAATCTGATGATGATTTAGCCGATATGAAGAATGCCCCTACTAAAACAGTTACCGTTAGAACCTTTTATATGGATGAAACTGAGATCACTAACTCGGAATATCGCCAATTTACAAATTGGGTAAGAGATTCTATCGTAAGAATGAGATTAGCTATAGAAGCAGATCTAGAGGGTGCAACTCCTGGAGATGACGGTATTGGAGAATATGCATTTGTAGATGCCAATGAAGAAGATATGTCTGTATATGAAAAATACATGTATGACAATTACACTTCTTTTTCTGAAGATTATCAAGGGCGAAAACTGAATCATGATATAGATGTTATCTGGGATACTAGAGACTATCCGGATGAAGCTTATGCTAGAGTTATGGATTCTATGTACATTCCATTAGAAGAATCTTATAATGGGCAACGTACTATAGATGTTCAAAAACTTACTTTTAAGTATAGATGGATGGATATCCAAAAAGCTGCACGTTCTAAAACTCAAAAAAGAAGTGACTTTATAGTTACCGAAGAGGTAAAGATCTACCCTGATACCGCAGTATGGATAAAAGATTTTAATTACTCGTATAATGAGCCTATGCATAACGATTATTTCTGGCATACTGCTTTTGATGAGTATCCGGTAGTAGGAGTAACCTGGAAACAGGCTAAAGCTTTTACACAGTGGAGAACTCTTAATAAAAATGCTTACAGAAAGAGCAAGGGAGATCAAGATGTTCCATCATTTAGATTACCAACAGAAGCAGAGTGGGAATATGCTGCCAGAGGTGGTTTACAATCTGCAACGTATCCTTGGGGTGGTCCTTATGCAAAAAATGACAGAGGTTGTTTTATGGCGAACTTTAAACCTTTAAGAGGAGATTACGCAGCAGATCAAGCTTTGTATACTGTAGAAGCAAAATCTTACGAGCCTAACGATTATAACTTGTATAATATGGCTGGTAATGTAGCAGAGTGGGTAAATTCTTCCTATGATCCTGCAGCTTATGAATATATGTCTTCTATGAACCCTACCGTTAACAATGAAGACGACCTTAGAAAGGTGGTTAGAGGTGGATCATGGAAAGATGTTGCTTACTTCTTACAGGTAAGTACCAGAGATTACGAATATGCAGATACAGCAAGAAGTTACATAGGTTTTAGAACTGTTCAGGATTATCTTGGTACAGATGTTACTTTAAATCAACCTGCTAAATAA
- a CDS encoding NAD(P)/FAD-dependent oxidoreductase, with translation MIDYIIVGAGLSGIAVAEELLNAGMKIKVYENHSQKSSVVAGGIFNPVILKRFTLAWNADKQLEVALPFYKELEEKLNVSIIKEMPIYRKFNSVEEQNNWFEAIDKPSLSKFLDPKLVSSINSSIPSDHSFGKVNHTGVINTELLINHFSNYIRSFGALESEEFEHDLLHFRTGGVEYKGIHAKAVIFCEGYGMKDNPFFNCLPLHGNKGEYIIVKAEDLKLEVAVKSSVFILPIGNDHYKVGATYDNHDHTSEPKEASKEYLLKKLDAFLKCDYTIVDQMAGIRPATPDRKPMVGNHPDHPTIYCCNGFGSRGVLIAPTIAKELVGHLLNDTDISEEVNISRYYNYFPSLSS, from the coding sequence ATGATAGATTATATAATTGTTGGAGCCGGTTTAAGTGGAATAGCAGTAGCAGAAGAATTGCTAAATGCAGGAATGAAGATCAAAGTTTATGAGAATCATTCTCAAAAGTCTTCTGTGGTAGCAGGGGGAATCTTTAATCCTGTTATTCTGAAAAGGTTCACACTAGCATGGAATGCCGATAAACAATTAGAAGTGGCACTTCCATTTTATAAAGAACTGGAAGAGAAGTTAAATGTCTCAATTATTAAAGAAATGCCAATCTATAGAAAATTTAACTCTGTAGAAGAGCAGAATAATTGGTTTGAGGCAATAGATAAGCCTTCATTATCAAAATTTTTAGACCCTAAGCTGGTATCTTCTATTAATTCATCTATACCTTCAGATCATTCATTCGGAAAAGTAAATCATACAGGAGTTATTAATACTGAATTGCTAATTAATCATTTCAGTAATTATATAAGATCTTTTGGAGCACTGGAATCTGAAGAGTTTGAACATGATCTTTTACATTTTAGAACGGGTGGTGTAGAATATAAAGGAATTCATGCAAAAGCTGTAATTTTTTGTGAAGGCTATGGAATGAAAGATAATCCATTTTTTAATTGCTTGCCATTGCATGGAAATAAAGGGGAATATATAATTGTTAAAGCAGAAGATCTTAAATTGGAAGTTGCTGTTAAATCTTCTGTATTTATTCTTCCAATTGGAAATGATCATTATAAAGTGGGAGCAACTTATGATAACCACGATCATACTTCTGAACCTAAGGAGGCATCTAAAGAATATTTATTAAAGAAGCTAGATGCTTTTCTAAAGTGTGATTATACCATAGTAGACCAAATGGCAGGAATAAGGCCTGCAACTCCAGACAGAAAACCTATGGTAGGGAATCATCCAGACCACCCTACTATATATTGCTGTAATGGTTTTGGAAGTAGAGGAGTTCTCATAGCGCCAACCATAGCAAAAGAGCTAGTGGGTCATTTACTAAATGATACCGATATTTCAGAAGAAGTGAATATCAGTAGATATTATAACTATTTTCCTTCATTATCTTCTTAA
- a CDS encoding formimidoylglutamase — MDFEFLSPVDASVLEEISNYNVHTLKDKVKIHSLEHGLPDLEGVKIAIVGVRENRLAEDHEDEYLNFNKLRSSFYGLFPGNWHLNIADLGDIVKGESVEDSYFALQTLVLALLKKNIIPLILGGSQDLIYAQYRAYDRYEQMVNIVNIDSRFDLGDADKPITNRSYIGKAVVNEPYNLFNYSNVGYQTYFNSQDEIELMERLFFDAYRLGEVSNNLKVIEPVMRDANIVGLDLGAINAAAIGGNYRSPNGFDGKEICALARYAGISDKVSSMGIYEYHSNYPEAGNMLCAQIIWYFIEGVNYRTNENTKAAKQDFIKYLVPIEDEILVFFKSPISGRWWIEIPFVSNSNNKLKRHTLLPCSQEDYLEACNQVIPERWYKTKRKNEI; from the coding sequence ATGGATTTTGAGTTTTTAAGTCCTGTTGATGCCTCTGTGCTCGAAGAGATTTCTAATTATAATGTGCATACCCTTAAAGATAAAGTAAAGATCCACTCTTTAGAACATGGATTACCAGATCTTGAAGGAGTGAAAATTGCCATAGTTGGTGTAAGAGAAAACAGACTTGCAGAAGATCATGAAGATGAATACCTAAATTTTAATAAACTAAGATCTTCTTTCTATGGGCTTTTTCCTGGAAATTGGCATCTTAATATTGCAGATTTAGGCGATATTGTTAAGGGAGAATCTGTAGAAGATTCTTATTTTGCCTTACAAACTCTTGTTTTAGCCCTACTTAAAAAGAATATAATTCCATTAATTTTAGGAGGGAGTCAGGATCTAATATATGCTCAATACAGGGCTTATGATAGGTATGAGCAAATGGTGAATATTGTGAATATAGACAGCCGTTTTGATCTTGGAGATGCAGATAAACCTATAACCAACAGGTCTTATATTGGAAAGGCAGTGGTAAATGAACCATATAATCTTTTTAATTACTCCAATGTGGGCTATCAAACTTATTTTAATTCACAAGATGAGATAGAGTTGATGGAAAGATTATTTTTTGATGCTTATAGATTGGGAGAGGTTTCTAATAATTTGAAAGTTATAGAGCCTGTTATGCGAGATGCTAATATTGTAGGATTAGATCTTGGTGCTATAAATGCAGCAGCAATAGGAGGTAATTATAGATCTCCAAACGGTTTTGATGGAAAGGAAATTTGTGCGCTAGCCCGTTATGCTGGGATAAGCGATAAAGTTTCATCTATGGGAATTTATGAATATCATTCTAATTATCCGGAAGCTGGTAATATGCTTTGTGCTCAGATCATATGGTATTTCATTGAAGGTGTGAATTATAGAACCAATGAGAACACTAAAGCTGCAAAACAGGATTTTATTAAATATTTAGTGCCAATTGAAGATGAAATTTTAGTATTTTTCAAAAGCCCTATTAGCGGACGATGGTGGATAGAAATTCCATTTGTTTCAAATTCTAATAATAAATTAAAAAGGCATACGTTATTACCTTGCAGCCAAGAAGATTATCTCGAGGCATGTAATCAGGTTATTCCTGAACGTTGGTATAAGACAAAAAGGAAAAACGAAATTTAA
- a CDS encoding ABC-F family ATP-binding cassette domain-containing protein yields MLNIHNLSISFGGEYLFDEITFRLGAGDRVGLIGKNGAGKSTMLKILSGEQEPDTGQIAKDKELKIGFLKQDIDFIQGRTVIDEAQQAFVEIKVIEKKIAHINEQLAIRTDYESDEYMDLIHDLTELTHQYEIIGGYNYQGDTEKVLMGLGFDREKFDKLTDTFSGGWRMRIELAKLLLQSNDILLLDEPTNHLDIESIIWLEQFLNNYTGCVIIVSHDKMFLDNVTNRTIEISLGKIYDYKKPYSEYLVLRQELREQQLASQKNQAKQIEQTEKLIEKFRAKASKASMAQSLIKKLDKVDRIEVDEDDNAVMNLRFPISVQPGKIVVETEEIGKAYGKVQILEDIDLLIERSSKIAFVGQNGQGKTTLAKIIVGEIDHTGNLKLGHNVQLGYFAQNQADELDGEKTVLDTMIDAATESTRSKVRDMLGSFLFRGDEVSKKVKVLSGGERNRLALCKLLLQPFNVLIMDEPTNHLDIKSKNVLKEALKSFEGTLIIVSHDRDFLQNLTSTVYEFKDRQIKEYLGDIDFYLEQRNVENMRAIEKRDKVVKEDNKNNDNKQAYNDQKKFKSLQNKLSNTEAKINKLEKELKVKDLEMATDYNKAIAKPNFLENYKKNKKELESLMASWEKLQSELETIS; encoded by the coding sequence ATGCTTAACATTCACAATTTATCGATATCATTTGGCGGGGAGTACTTGTTTGATGAAATTACTTTTAGGTTAGGAGCGGGAGACCGCGTAGGACTTATTGGTAAGAACGGAGCCGGAAAATCGACGATGCTCAAAATACTATCTGGAGAACAGGAGCCTGATACAGGTCAAATTGCTAAGGATAAAGAGCTTAAAATTGGATTTTTAAAGCAAGATATTGATTTTATTCAGGGTAGAACTGTTATTGACGAGGCGCAACAGGCCTTTGTGGAAATAAAGGTTATAGAGAAAAAGATAGCTCATATTAATGAACAGCTAGCCATCAGAACAGATTATGAAAGTGACGAGTATATGGATCTTATTCATGATCTAACTGAACTTACGCATCAATATGAGATCATAGGTGGGTATAACTATCAGGGTGATACAGAGAAAGTTTTAATGGGTCTTGGTTTTGACCGTGAAAAGTTCGACAAGCTAACAGATACCTTTTCGGGAGGATGGAGAATGAGAATTGAACTGGCAAAACTATTACTTCAAAGCAATGATATTTTGCTATTGGATGAGCCTACCAACCACCTCGATATAGAATCTATTATCTGGTTAGAACAATTCTTGAATAATTATACCGGTTGTGTGATCATTGTTTCTCACGATAAGATGTTCTTAGATAATGTTACCAATAGAACTATAGAGATATCTTTAGGGAAGATCTATGATTATAAGAAACCTTATTCTGAATACTTAGTCTTGCGCCAAGAATTAAGAGAACAACAATTAGCTTCTCAGAAAAATCAGGCAAAGCAGATAGAGCAAACAGAAAAGCTTATTGAAAAATTCCGTGCTAAGGCATCTAAAGCCTCTATGGCCCAATCTCTAATCAAAAAACTAGATAAAGTTGATAGAATAGAGGTAGATGAAGATGATAATGCAGTGATGAATTTGCGTTTTCCTATTTCTGTACAACCAGGTAAAATCGTGGTGGAGACAGAAGAAATAGGGAAGGCTTATGGGAAAGTACAGATTCTAGAAGATATAGACCTGCTTATTGAGCGCAGTAGTAAAATTGCCTTTGTTGGTCAAAACGGGCAAGGTAAAACTACATTGGCTAAGATAATAGTTGGGGAAATAGATCATACCGGGAATTTAAAACTCGGGCACAATGTACAATTGGGGTATTTTGCACAAAATCAGGCAGATGAGCTGGATGGTGAAAAAACGGTGCTAGATACAATGATAGATGCTGCCACAGAGTCTACCAGAAGTAAAGTTAGAGACATGCTTGGATCATTTCTTTTTAGAGGAGATGAAGTAAGCAAAAAAGTAAAAGTACTTTCTGGTGGAGAGCGAAATAGATTGGCGCTTTGTAAATTATTGCTTCAGCCCTTCAATGTGCTTATTATGGATGAGCCTACCAACCACTTAGATATAAAATCTAAGAACGTGCTTAAGGAAGCATTGAAAAGCTTTGAAGGGACTCTAATTATCGTTTCTCACGATAGAGATTTCTTACAGAATCTTACAAGCACTGTTTATGAATTTAAAGATAGACAGATAAAAGAATATTTAGGTGATATAGATTTTTATCTAGAGCAGCGAAATGTTGAGAATATGCGCGCTATAGAAAAGCGAGATAAGGTGGTGAAAGAAGACAACAAGAATAATGATAATAAGCAGGCTTATAATGATCAAAAGAAGTTCAAATCTCTTCAGAATAAATTAAGCAATACCGAGGCTAAGATCAACAAGTTGGAGAAGGAGCTGAAAGTTAAAGATTTGGAGATGGCAACAGATTATAATAAAGCCATTGCTAAACCTAATTTTTTAGAGAATTATAAAAAGAACAAAAAAGAATTAGAGTCATTAATGGCTTCATGGGAAAAGCTTCAGTCTGAACTTGAAACAATTTCTTAA
- the gldM gene encoding gliding motility protein GldM, producing the protein MASGKQTPRQKMINLMYLVFIAMLALNMSKEVLTAFGLMNEKLTESNATTSQRNAAFMASLDEKAGEQPAKYAPLKAKAEKIDQLSSSFNSYIENLKSELLANVDDKQEYEEMDKSNDLDEMFFQSGRVGPKGQEFLDQVKAYREGVVNVIGDEKGFESIKSNIRDKFSTEEQNVDGAKVEWLKYNYEGFPLVASITKLTQIQSDIKTTESEVLSAMLSGQLTSEVSLTNYEAIVVPEKTAFFSGESFKGKVVLGRVDKTLKFDNVVVNGNKVSSNEAGQVVLNFPAGNVGEQQINGEIQFKEGDSVVKIPIKSSYAVIPKPNSAVISADKMNVVYRGVQNPMTISIPGVGSVNANAPGLRAAGGAGKYVMDVTTVQAREVTINVSGKLPGGETVSDSKSFRIKDIPTPVGTIRGEDGSVKMQRNSLEASTIGALLPDFDFDLALRVSGFSFKVSGQPTIQVRGSSLDASAKAALRRAGRGETVQIFEIQAQLATNSGYKLKKVSPVFVELTN; encoded by the coding sequence ATGGCGTCTGGAAAACAAACACCAAGACAGAAGATGATAAACCTAATGTACCTGGTTTTCATCGCAATGCTGGCTTTAAATATGTCTAAAGAAGTACTTACTGCTTTTGGACTAATGAATGAAAAATTAACCGAGTCTAATGCTACCACCTCTCAGCGTAATGCTGCATTTATGGCAAGCTTAGATGAAAAGGCAGGGGAGCAACCTGCAAAATATGCACCGTTAAAAGCGAAAGCTGAAAAGATAGATCAGCTATCTTCAAGCTTTAATAGTTATATCGAAAATCTAAAATCTGAACTTCTTGCTAATGTTGATGACAAGCAAGAATATGAAGAAATGGATAAATCTAATGATCTTGACGAAATGTTCTTCCAAAGTGGTAGAGTTGGTCCTAAAGGACAGGAATTCTTAGATCAGGTAAAAGCATATCGCGAAGGTGTAGTAAATGTGATTGGAGACGAAAAAGGTTTTGAATCTATTAAATCTAATATCCGAGATAAGTTTTCTACAGAAGAACAAAATGTAGATGGTGCTAAAGTTGAGTGGTTAAAATATAACTACGAAGGATTTCCTTTGGTTGCATCTATTACCAAGTTAACTCAAATACAATCAGATATTAAAACTACAGAAAGTGAAGTACTTTCTGCAATGTTATCTGGTCAGTTAACAAGTGAAGTTTCTTTAACCAACTATGAAGCTATTGTAGTTCCTGAGAAAACAGCATTCTTCTCTGGAGAGAGCTTCAAAGGGAAAGTTGTTTTAGGGCGTGTAGATAAAACTTTAAAATTTGACAATGTAGTGGTTAATGGAAATAAAGTAAGCAGCAACGAAGCTGGGCAAGTTGTTCTTAATTTTCCTGCAGGAAATGTTGGAGAGCAGCAAATCAATGGGGAGATCCAGTTTAAAGAAGGAGACTCGGTTGTTAAAATCCCAATTAAAAGTTCATATGCTGTAATACCAAAACCTAATTCTGCCGTTATATCTGCAGATAAGATGAATGTGGTGTATCGTGGGGTTCAAAACCCAATGACTATCTCTATTCCTGGCGTTGGAAGTGTAAATGCAAATGCTCCAGGTTTAAGAGCTGCTGGAGGTGCTGGTAAATATGTTATGGATGTTACAACCGTTCAGGCACGTGAGGTAACTATTAATGTAAGCGGTAAACTTCCTGGTGGAGAAACAGTTTCAGACAGTAAGTCTTTCAGAATAAAAGATATCCCAACTCCAGTTGGTACAATTCGTGGAGAAGATGGTTCTGTGAAAATGCAAAGAAACAGTTTAGAAGCTTCTACTATTGGAGCATTACTTCCAGACTTCGATTTTGACCTTGCTTTAAGGGTTTCCGGATTTAGTTTTAAAGTTTCTGGGCAACCAACCATTCAGGTTAGAGGAAGTTCTTTAGACGCTTCTGCAAAAGCTGCATTAAGAAGAGCAGGTAGAGGAGAAACAGTGCAAATTTTTGAAATTCAAGCACAATTAGCTACAAATTCTGGATACAAGCTTAAAAAAGTATCTCCAGTATTTGTAGAGTTAACAAATTAA